In one window of Maribacter sp. BPC-D8 DNA:
- a CDS encoding ATP-binding cassette domain-containing protein has translation MNHWVIYLDNNSDKKGFLNDFQKGSIPEELQEFENKIGSLFSPFTLEKLIDKEDKHDKKIISAEHQALETMSSGEQKRALLHYLLNENPDYIILDNPFDNLDIAFQEELKTILKDHSKHISFIQLASRKSDTLSFVNCYSRLNKNMFFITENISSSDNEIDSAFNAVRIPHSNTTYPNIESPLIDFKDVSISYGSKKILNAINWTVKKGDFWQLSGTNGSGKSTILSMIFGDNPKAFGQEIYLFGNKKGSGESVWDIKQKIGYYAPAMTLKFNGRHSIENMLISGLNDSVGLYTIPTELQKRIIKQWLLLLDLYPIKNKYFNSLSTGQQRLIMTARAMVKRPPILILDEPTAGMDDESASLLVSLVNKFAEETDTAIIFVSHRKEKGLKPKRTLDLIPSKNGSSGIIK, from the coding sequence ATGAATCATTGGGTAATTTACTTAGATAACAATTCTGATAAAAAAGGGTTTTTAAATGATTTTCAAAAAGGAAGCATACCAGAAGAACTACAGGAGTTTGAAAATAAAATCGGCAGCTTATTTTCTCCTTTCACCTTAGAAAAATTAATTGATAAAGAAGATAAGCACGATAAAAAAATTATCAGTGCTGAGCATCAAGCACTAGAAACTATGTCTAGTGGTGAGCAAAAAAGAGCTTTACTACATTACTTGCTGAACGAAAATCCAGATTATATTATTCTAGATAATCCTTTTGATAATTTAGATATTGCCTTTCAAGAAGAACTAAAAACGATACTTAAAGATCACTCTAAACACATTTCATTTATTCAGTTAGCAAGTCGCAAGTCAGACACATTATCGTTCGTAAATTGTTATAGCAGGTTGAATAAGAATATGTTCTTTATCACAGAGAATATAAGCTCAAGCGATAACGAAATCGATAGTGCTTTCAATGCCGTTCGTATTCCGCATTCTAACACGACATACCCAAATATTGAATCTCCATTAATAGATTTCAAAGATGTCAGCATATCCTACGGAAGTAAAAAAATATTAAATGCTATTAACTGGACCGTAAAGAAGGGAGATTTTTGGCAATTATCAGGCACCAACGGAAGTGGAAAATCAACTATACTCTCCATGATATTTGGGGATAACCCTAAAGCATTCGGCCAAGAAATCTATCTATTCGGAAATAAAAAAGGAAGTGGCGAAAGCGTTTGGGATATAAAACAAAAAATAGGCTATTACGCTCCTGCAATGACACTTAAATTCAATGGCAGACATTCTATTGAAAACATGTTGATCTCAGGTTTAAACGATTCTGTAGGGCTTTATACCATCCCAACAGAGCTACAAAAGAGAATCATTAAACAATGGCTGCTCTTGTTAGATCTCTATCCTATAAAAAATAAGTATTTCAATTCCCTTTCAACAGGTCAGCAACGTTTAATAATGACAGCGCGTGCCATGGTCAAAAGACCACCAATTCTAATTTTAGACGAGCCTACGGCAGGCATGGACGACGAATCTGCTAGCCTATTGGTTTCTTTAGTGAATAAATTTGCAGAAGAAACCGATACCGCAATAATTTTCGTTTCACATAGAAAAGAAAAAGGTCTAAAACCCAAACGGACTTTAGACCTTATACCCAGTAAAAATGGTTCATCGGGGATCATTAAATAA
- a CDS encoding GNAT family N-acetyltransferase — protein MPVHVLFNEESERLLFKEVQPSDFESWLPFHEEPLSSQFWSGLPSDPKEACQQQFDRIFERYNDNLGGMNALYLKDTTTLVGLCGLLIQEVDGKKELEIGYSILPRYWRQGFAFEAAQKCKQIAFAKEWATSLISIIQVDNIPSQKTALKNGMFLDFTTTYHNNTVHIFRINAS, from the coding sequence ATGCCAGTACACGTACTATTTAACGAAGAATCTGAACGGTTACTTTTCAAAGAAGTACAACCTTCAGATTTTGAGAGCTGGCTACCTTTTCATGAAGAACCTTTAAGCAGCCAATTCTGGTCAGGGTTACCATCTGACCCAAAAGAAGCCTGCCAACAACAATTCGACAGAATTTTCGAGCGCTACAATGACAACTTGGGCGGCATGAATGCATTATACCTAAAAGACACCACTACTTTAGTAGGTCTTTGTGGTTTATTGATACAAGAAGTAGATGGTAAAAAAGAATTGGAAATAGGTTATTCTATACTACCAAGGTACTGGCGGCAAGGTTTTGCATTTGAAGCAGCCCAAAAATGTAAGCAAATAGCTTTTGCAAAAGAATGGGCAACCAGTTTAATATCTATCATTCAAGTAGACAATATTCCTTCTCAGAAAACAGCATTGAAAAACGGTATGTTTTTAGATTTTACGACTACCTACCACAACAATACAGTTCATATTTTTAGAATAAATGCATCATGA
- a CDS encoding DUF192 domain-containing protein, whose amino-acid sequence MKTIHKSSVILIVVALLLFSCKEESKKTIATQSIDFTHEGDLSVFLNSSDTVKTKLNIEFAETDYETQTGLMYRKGMDSNQGMLFIFPDERVHSFYMKNTEFPLDIIYIKEDLRIASFQENAQPLNESGLTSQVPIKYVLEINGGLAQELGLSIGDSISFSRK is encoded by the coding sequence TTGAAGACGATACATAAAAGTTCGGTTATTTTAATAGTTGTAGCACTGCTACTTTTTTCTTGTAAAGAAGAGTCAAAAAAAACTATAGCTACGCAAAGTATAGATTTCACTCATGAAGGAGACTTATCTGTCTTTTTAAACTCAAGTGACACGGTAAAAACTAAGTTAAATATTGAGTTTGCAGAAACCGATTACGAAACCCAAACCGGACTCATGTACCGAAAAGGAATGGATAGTAATCAAGGGATGTTATTTATTTTCCCTGATGAAAGAGTACATTCTTTTTACATGAAGAATACAGAGTTTCCCCTAGATATTATTTACATAAAAGAAGATTTAAGAATTGCTAGTTTTCAAGAAAATGCACAGCCACTTAATGAGTCTGGCTTAACATCTCAAGTTCCTATCAAATATGTTCTTGAAATTAACGGAGGTTTAGCACAAGAATTGGGGTTATCTATAGGCGACAGCATTAGCTTTAGCAGAAAATAG